One stretch of Echeneis naucrates chromosome 11, fEcheNa1.1, whole genome shotgun sequence DNA includes these proteins:
- the LOC115051496 gene encoding elongation factor 1-alpha produces the protein MGKEKTHINIVVIGHVDSGKSTTTGHLIYKCGGIDKRTIEKFEKEAAEMGKGSFKYAWVLDKLKAERERGITIDIALWKFETSKYYVTIIDAPGHRDFIKNMITGTSQADCAVLIVAAGVGEFEAGISKNGQTREHALLAYTLGVKQLIVGVNKMDSTEPPYSQKRFEEITKEVSTYIKKIGYNPATVAFVPISGWHGDNMLEASDKMSWFKGWKIERKEGGATGTTLLEALDSILPPTRPTDKPLRLPLQDVYKIGGIGTVPVGRVETGVLKPGMVVTFAPPNLTTEVKSVEMHHESLPEALPGDNVGFNVKNVSVKEIRRGNVAGDSKNDPPMAAENFTAQVIILNHPGQISQGYAPVLDCHTAHIACKFSELKEKIDRRSGKKLEDNPKALKSGDAAIITMVPGKPMCVESFSQYPPLGRFAVRDMRQTVAVGVIKSVEKKVASGGKVTKSAQKADKKK, from the exons ATGGGAAAGGAAAAGACCCACATCAACATCGTGGTCATCGGCCATGTCGACTCCGGAAAGTCCACCACCACCGGCCACCTGATCTACAAGTGCGGGGGGATCGACAAGAGGACCATCGAGAAGTTCGAGAAGGAGGCCGCCGAG ATGGGCAAGGGCTCCTTCAAGTACGCCTGGGTTCTGGACAAACTGAAGGCCGAGCGTGAGCGTGGTATCACCATTGACATCGCTCTGTGGAAGTTTGAGACCAGCAAGTACTACGTGACCATCATTGACGCTCCTGGACACAGGGACTTCATCAAGAACATGATCACTGGTACCTCTCAG GCTGACTGCGCCGTGCTGATCGTTGCTGCCGGTGTTGGTGAGTTCGAGGCTGGTATCTCCAAGAACGGTCAGACCCGTGAGCACGCCCTGCTTGCCTACACCCTGGGTGTGAAGCAGCTCATCGTTGGTGTCAACAAGATGGATTCCACCGAGCCCCCTTACAGCCAAAAACGTTTTGAGGAAATCACCAAGGAAGTGAGCACCTACATCAAGAAGATCGGCTACAACCCCGCCACCGTTGCCTTTGTCCCCATCTCTGGATGGCACGGCGACAACATGCTGGAGGCCAGTGACAAG ATGAGCTGGTTCAAGGGCTGGAAGATTGAGCGTAAAGAGGGTGGTGCCACTGGTACTACCCTGCTGGAGGCTCTGGACTCCATCCTGCCTCCCACCCGCCCAACTGACAAGCCCCTCCGTCTGCCCCTGCAGGACGTCTACAAAATTGGCG GTATTGGAACTGTGCCCGTCGGTCGTGTTGAGACCGGTGTCCTGAAGCCCGGTATGGTCGTCACCTTCGCTCCCCCCAACCTGACCACTGAGGTCAAGTCCGTTGAGATGCACCACGAGTCTCTGCCTGAGGCCCTTCCTGGTGACAATGTCGGCTTCAACGTCAAGAACGTGTCCGTCAAGGAAATCCGCCGTGGCAACGTGGCTGGAGACAGCAAGAACGACCCACCCATGGCGGCTGAGAACTTCACCGCTCAg GTCATCATCCTGAACCACCCCGGCCAGATCTCCCAGGGTTACGCCCCCGTGTTGGACTGCCACACCGCCCACATTGCCTGCAAGTTCAGCGAGCTGAAGGAGAAGATTGACCGTCGTTCCGGCAAGAAGCTTGAGGACAACCCCAAGGCTCTCAAGTCTGGAGACGCCGCCATCATCACCATGGTGCCTGGAAAACCCATGTGTGTTGAGAGCTTCTCCCAGTACCCCCCGCTGG gTCGCTTTGCTGTCCGTGACATGAGGCAGACCGTGGCTGTCGGTGTCATCAAGTCCGTCGAGAAGAAGGTCGCCTCCGGTGGAAAGGTCACCAAATCTGCACAGAAGGCCGATAAGAAGAAATGA
- the LOC115051497 gene encoding elongation factor 1-alpha, which produces MGKEKTHINIVVIGHVDSGKSTSTGHLIYKCGGIDKRTIEKFEKEAAEMGKGSFKYAWVLDKLKAERERGITIDIALWKFETSKYYVTIIDAPGHRDFIKNMITGTSQADCAVLIVAAGVGEFEAGISKNGQTREHALLAFTLGVKQLIVGVNKMDSTEPPYSQARFEEITKEVSTYIKKIGYNPATVAFVPISGWHGDNMLETSEKMGWFKGWKIERKEGNASGTTLLEALDAILPPSRPTEKPLRLPLQDVYKIGGIGTVPVGRVETGVLKPGMVVTFAPPNLTTEVKSVEMHHESLPEAVPGDNVGFNIKNVSVKEIRRGYVAGDSKNDPPKAADTFNAQVIILNHPGQISEGYAPVLDCHTAHIACKFKELIEKIDRRSGKKLEDNPKFVKSGDAAIVKLVPQKPMVVEPFSNYAPLGRFAVRDMRQTVAVGVIKAVDTKEVSGKTTKAAEKAQKKK; this is translated from the exons atgggAAAGGAAAAGACCCACATCAACATCGTCGTCATCGGCCATGTCGACTCCGGCAAGTCCACCTCCACCGGCCACCTGATCTACAAGTGCGGGGGGATCGACAAGAGGACCATCGAGAAGTTCGAGAAGGAGGCCGCCGAG ATGGGCAAGGGCTCCTTCAAGTACGCCTGGGTTCTGGACAAACTGAAGGCTGAGCGTGAGCGTGGTATCACCATTGACATCGCTCTGTGGAAGTTTGAGACCAGCAAGTACTATGTGACCATCATTGACGCTCCTGGACACAGGGACTTCATCAAGAACATGATCACTGGTACCTCTCAG GCTGACTGCGCCGTGCTGATCGTTGCTGCCGGTGTTGGTGAGTTCGAGGCTGGTATCTCCAAGAACGGTCAGACCCGTGAGCACGCCCTGCTTGCCTTCACCCTGGGTGTGAAGCAGCTCATCGTTGGTGTCAACAAGATGGACTCCACCGAGCCCCCTTACAGCCAGGCCCGTTTTGAGGAAATCACCAAGGAAGTGAGCACCTACATCAAGAAGATCGGCTACAACCCCGCCACCGTTGCCTTTGTCCCCATCTCTGGATGGCACGGCGACAACATGCTGGAGACCAGTGAGAAG ATGGGCTGGTTCAAGGGATGGAAGATTGAGCGCAAGGAGGGTAATGCCAGTGGAACAACACTGCTGGAGGCCCTGGATGCCATCCTCCCACCCAGCCGTCCCACTGAGAAGCCCCTCCGTCTGCCCCTGCAGGACGTCTACAAAATTGGCG GTATTGGAACTGTGCCCGTCGGTCGTGTTGAGACTGGTGTCCTGAAGCCCGGTATGGTCGTCACCTTCGCTCCCCCCAACCTGACCACTGAGGTCAAGTCCGTTGAGATGCACCACGAGTCTCTGCCTGAGGCTGTCCCTGGTGACAACGTCGGCTTCAACATCAAGAACGTGTCCGTCAAGGAGATCCGTCGTGGGTACGTGGCTGGAGACAGCAAGAACGACCCACCCAAGGCTGCTGACACCTTCAACGCCCAG GTCATCATCCTGAACCACCCTGGCCAGATCAGCGAGGGCTACGCCCCTGTGCTGGATTGCCACACCGCTCACATTGCCTGCAAGTTCAAGGAGCTCATCGAGAAGATCGACCGTCGTTCTGGCAAGAAGCTTGAGGATAACCCCAAGTTTGTCAAGTCTGGAGACGCTGCCATTGTCAAACTTGTTCCACAGAAGCCCATGGTTGTGGAGCCCTTCTCCAACTACGCTCCCCTCG GTCGCTTTGCCGTACGTGACATGAGGCAGACGGTGGCTGTCGGTGTCATCAAGGCTGTTGATACCAAGGAAGTTAGCGGAAAGACAACCAAGGCTGCAGAGAAGGcccagaagaagaaatga